The Nocardia arthritidis genome has a window encoding:
- a CDS encoding type I polyketide synthase yields the protein MDTRSTGALGSPCPEAEPASPETLPTYAFDRRRYWVQRGSIGGDVRQVGQQMLTHPVLGAVVEVPGAMAVTVLTGQLHLARQSWWSDHAVAGSVVVPGTGLLEWVMTAAGQLGWNVLSELTLQLPVIVPADAPLDVRVVIGQDPAESTTAEAELIEAGSAVVAIHTRAAGDDSDWTTHATGILTTATATGITDGVDTTWEQWLPSEAEAVDAVGLYDGLAVAGLEYGPVFQGVRAAWRHDDQVWVEVGLPEGVEVTGFVAHPALLDAVLHGIAFGDFTADPARAYLPFAWNGVRLNATRATNLRCRISRAGTDAVSITATDEYNHPVFTVDSVTLRAVRPDEIGAHGNYESLFRVEWQPVDLPAAAPGAMAVIGDPHILPGATPYPDRAAFDVATEAFEHVVLRAPTDTEAVGSVLRTVQWWLGERARQDSRLVFLVDEDGATASAVRGLVRAAQAEHPDRFGLVVLGQADTAPLPRTLAVAEAEVLLRDGKSWVRRLARVPRAAATPLPFPADDTGWVLITGGLGAIGSVLARHLVVRHGVRRLVLTGRSGPATGGAAELAAELTASGAEVDVVACDIGDPAAVDELAGRYRFSGVVHAAGALADGLVTELNPQRLAVAFRPKADGMANLHAALPVTVPMIVFSSLAAVFGAPGQANYAAANGFLDGYAQQCRSAGRPVISIAWGFWRDRGGMTGHLDDRDVRRLRRSGVEPLSAEEGLALFDAAVEAGLATVVAARFDLAGLRAQDAAEISPLYRGIIRVGARSGTESKTTDMRSRLAGLTGPDRTQALEQFVRRQVATVLGHDRPDSISPDRGFLELGFDSLTAVDLRNRLSRALGLRLPATLMFDYPDAATLVAYLDERLGGGAASATSAEAELDRLAALLVATDSDQAQRARLAAKLREILTAVDGDAESADVAERLQSASDNEMFDFIDNELGVS from the coding sequence ATGGACACACGGTCTACCGGTGCGCTGGGAAGCCCTTGTCCCGAAGCAGAACCGGCAAGTCCGGAAACCCTGCCGACGTACGCTTTCGACCGCCGCCGTTACTGGGTGCAGCGGGGGAGTATCGGCGGCGATGTTCGTCAGGTCGGACAGCAGATGTTGACCCATCCGGTATTGGGTGCGGTAGTGGAAGTGCCTGGTGCGATGGCGGTTACGGTGTTGACCGGGCAGTTGCACCTGGCCAGGCAGTCGTGGTGGTCGGATCATGCGGTGGCCGGGTCGGTGGTGGTCCCCGGTACCGGTTTGCTCGAATGGGTAATGACCGCGGCCGGGCAGCTGGGTTGGAATGTGTTGTCGGAGTTGACGTTACAGCTCCCCGTGATCGTTCCCGCCGACGCGCCGTTGGACGTCCGGGTCGTCATCGGCCAGGACCCAGCCGAATCCACCACGGCCGAGGCCGAATTGATCGAAGCCGGCTCCGCTGTGGTGGCGATACACACTCGTGCTGCCGGTGATGACAGTGATTGGACCACCCACGCCACCGGCATCTTGACCACTGCGACCGCGACCGGCATCACCGATGGTGTCGACACCACCTGGGAGCAGTGGCTGCCGTCGGAAGCCGAGGCGGTGGATGCCGTTGGCTTGTATGACGGTTTGGCCGTTGCGGGTCTGGAATACGGTCCGGTCTTCCAGGGCGTGCGAGCCGCCTGGCGGCACGACGACCAGGTCTGGGTCGAGGTCGGACTACCCGAGGGCGTCGAGGTGACTGGGTTCGTCGCTCATCCAGCTCTGCTGGATGCGGTATTGCACGGCATAGCCTTCGGTGATTTCACCGCCGACCCGGCCCGGGCGTACCTACCGTTCGCCTGGAATGGTGTGCGGCTGAACGCGACTCGGGCAACCAACCTGCGTTGCCGGATCAGCCGGGCGGGCACCGACGCGGTATCCATCACCGCGACAGACGAATACAACCACCCGGTGTTCACCGTGGATTCGGTGACGCTGCGGGCGGTGCGCCCGGATGAGATCGGTGCGCACGGCAACTACGAATCCCTGTTCCGCGTCGAGTGGCAGCCGGTGGATCTCCCGGCGGCCGCTCCCGGCGCGATGGCCGTGATCGGCGACCCGCACATCTTGCCCGGTGCGACACCGTATCCGGATCGGGCCGCATTCGATGTGGCGACCGAAGCATTCGAGCACGTGGTCCTGCGAGCGCCCACCGATACGGAAGCCGTCGGTTCGGTGCTGCGGACGGTGCAGTGGTGGCTCGGCGAACGCGCACGGCAGGACTCCCGGCTCGTCTTCCTTGTCGACGAGGACGGCGCGACGGCGAGTGCGGTGCGCGGCCTGGTCCGTGCCGCGCAGGCGGAGCACCCGGACCGGTTCGGGCTGGTGGTGCTCGGGCAGGCCGATACCGCGCCGCTGCCGCGGACGCTCGCCGTCGCCGAGGCCGAAGTGCTGCTGCGCGACGGGAAATCGTGGGTGCGGCGACTGGCCAGGGTGCCGAGGGCGGCCGCGACGCCGCTGCCGTTCCCCGCCGACGACACCGGTTGGGTGCTGATTACCGGCGGGCTCGGCGCCATCGGCTCGGTGCTCGCCCGGCATCTCGTGGTGCGGCACGGCGTCCGTCGGCTGGTGCTGACCGGCCGATCGGGTCCGGCCACCGGCGGCGCCGCGGAACTCGCGGCCGAACTGACCGCATCGGGTGCCGAGGTGGACGTGGTGGCCTGCGATATCGGCGACCCGGCGGCGGTCGACGAGTTGGCCGGGCGGTACCGGTTCAGCGGAGTCGTCCATGCCGCGGGTGCGCTGGCCGACGGACTGGTCACCGAGCTGAACCCGCAACGGCTCGCGGTCGCCTTCCGGCCGAAGGCCGACGGCATGGCCAACCTGCACGCCGCGCTGCCCGTCACCGTGCCGATGATCGTATTCTCCTCGCTCGCAGCGGTTTTCGGTGCGCCAGGCCAGGCGAATTACGCGGCGGCGAACGGATTCCTCGACGGATACGCGCAGCAGTGCCGGTCGGCGGGCAGGCCCGTGATCTCGATCGCGTGGGGTTTCTGGCGCGACCGTGGCGGCATGACCGGTCACCTGGACGATCGGGACGTTCGCCGGTTGCGCAGGTCGGGGGTCGAGCCGCTGTCGGCGGAGGAGGGTCTGGCCCTTTTCGACGCCGCGGTCGAGGCCGGGCTGGCGACCGTCGTCGCCGCCCGGTTCGATCTGGCGGGACTGCGGGCGCAGGACGCGGCGGAGATCTCGCCGCTCTACCGAGGGATCATCCGGGTCGGCGCACGTTCCGGGACCGAGTCGAAGACCACCGATATGCGGAGCAGGCTGGCCGGGCTCACCGGGCCCGATCGGACGCAGGCGCTGGAGCAGTTCGTCCGCCGACAGGTGGCCACGGTGCTCGGACACGACCGGCCGGATTCGATATCTCCGGATCGCGGATTCCTGGAACTCGGTTTCGACTCCCTCACCGCGGTCGACCTGCGCAATCGGTTGAGCCGGGCGCTGGGTTTGCGGCTGCCCGCCACCCTGATGTTCGACTACCCGGACGCGGCGACCCTGGTCGCGTACCTCGACGAGCGACTAGGCGGCGGCGCAGCGTCGGCCACATCGGCCGAGGCGGAACTCGACCGGCTGGCCGCGCTGCTGGTGGCCACCGATTCGGATCAGGCGCAGCGGG